DNA from Musa acuminata AAA Group cultivar baxijiao chromosome BXJ1-5, Cavendish_Baxijiao_AAA, whole genome shotgun sequence:
gcttaagcattttggtccaccgttgaggaccaaaatagagttattagctagttagttcatcagacccgggtcgtgacatttggtatcagagccgacctagcattatgctagggttcgatctgggatatgtcgagtCTTGACccggtgtgtgattagcttataagggcctgatgagtgtactgcgtaacctcccgcttaagcattttggtccaccgttgaggaccaaaatagagttattggctagttagttcatcagacccgggtcgtgacatttggtatcagagccgacctagcattatggCAGGGTGAGAGGGTTGCAGTAGGAaatggctacccgtggatggagtcagagaactcatcacggcgtggagccaccactgagttaaacctcacatgcactatgctagggttcgatctgggatatgtcgagtCTTGACccggtgtgtgattagcttataagggcctgatgagtgtactgcgtaacctcccgcttaagcattttggtggctagttagttcatcagacccgggtcgtgacatttggtatcagagccaacctagcattATGGCAGGGTGAGAGGGTTGCAGTAGGAaatggctacccgtggatggagtcagagaactcatcacggcgtggagccaccactgagttaaacctcacatgcactatgctagggttcgatctgggatatgtcgagtCTTGACccggtgtgtgattagcttataagggcctgatgagtgtactgcgtaacctcccgcttaagcattttggtccaccgttgaggaccaaaatagagttattggctagttagttcatcagacccgggtcgtgacatttggtatcagagccgacctagcattagggcagggtgagagggttgCAGTAGGAaatggctacccgtggatggagtcagagaactcatcacggcgtggagccaccactgagttaaacctcacatgcactatgctagggttcgatctgggatatgtcgagtCTTGACccggtgtgtgattagcttataagggcctgatgagtgtactgtgtaacctcccgcttaagcattttggtccaccgttgaggaccaaaatagagttattggctagttagttcatcagacccgggtcgtgacatttggtatcagagccgacctagcattagggcagggtgagagggttgCAGTAGGAaatggctacccgtggatggagtcagagaactcatcacggcgtggagccaccactgagttaaacctcacatgcactatgctagggttcgatctgggatatgtcgagtCTTGACccggtgtgtgattagcttataagggcctgatgagtgtactgcgtaacctcccgcttaagcattttggtccaccgttgaggaccaaaatagagttattggctagttagttcatcagacccgggtcgtgacatttggtatcagagccgacctagcattagggcagggtgagagggttgcagtaggaaagggctacccgtggatggagtcagagaactcatcacggcgtggagccaccactgagttaaacctcacatgcactatgctagggttcgatctgggatatgtcgagtCTTGACCAGGacggtgtgtgattagcttataagggcctgatgagtgtactgcttaacctcccgcttaagcattttggtatcagagctgacctagcattagggcagggtgagagggctgcaactaattgagttggggatagtgtaatatcccattaatcccacatcggaagtggggaaattgtgtgattagcttataagggcctgatgagtgtactgcttaacctcccgcttaagcattttggtatcagagctgacaTAGCATTAggccagggtgagagggctgcagctaattgagttggggatagtgtaatatcccattaatcccacatcggaagtggggaatgtgtgtgattagcttataagggtctgatgagtgtactgcttaacctcccgcttaagcattttggtatcagagctgacatagcattagggcagggtgagagggctgcaactaattgagttggggatagtgtaatatcccattaatcctacatcggaagtggggaatgtgtgtgattagcttataagggcctgatgagtgtactgctTAACCTCCCGTGGAGGACGTCAGAGCCGACCAAAATAGAGACCTAGAGaccaggacgtcaagctaattgagttggggatagtgtaatatcccattaatcccacatcggaagtggggaatgtttatgattagcttataagggcctgatgagtatactagcttataagggcctgatgagtatactacgtaACCTctcacttaagcattttggtccgcggtcTTGCAATTGGCGGTGGTAGTATTACATGTTAATTTATCGCAAAGTCGGATAGCATATAAAGATTCTTGCATTATATCTTAATCATATGCAGAAGCATCACTCGAAAAGGTACAACTTTATAGATTCCTGTCAAAGCATGAAATGGTTGGTTTTACATCTACACCCTATGGCtctttcaacttattgcatgtcaTATTAGTCTAACGTAAGATGCTTTGTGGTCAATTTCGAGTATCAAAGGACTTTTCATCTTATggttcatccaagaaacaaattaGGTGCGTGGGAGTCAAAAGTCAAACTACGTGCGCCACACCACTCGTGGCCGTCGGCAGCATCTTTGAATGGATACTCTGTTTGACGACTGTGGCTTCGCATTAACAGACACTACGTTGACTCCTGTAGCACGTGTTTGCCGCCGGTCTCACCCGTCTTCGCGTTGACTGCAGGCGACGGGGACGGGAACGACGACGGATTAAACTGAAGCGGACAAAATAGCAGAGGTACCACTTCTTACTCTGTTAAGATCTAGTTGGGTTGGAAGAATTGAATTCAGTACGCGTATGATTTGACTGGGCTTGTGAAATGGCTTGGACCCCAAATCTAATTGCTCTGCAAAGAGCCTCTCTCAAATGGTAACCTTGATCTCGATCAAAATAAGTAATGTGCCGACCTTGAAGATTCCTGCCGACGCTGTCGGTGTATTGACTCGCTTCTTTCTCTTCATGGTAGACCGAATGTTCTGTCGTCCATGGGAGTACTGCTTCGTGACCATGCTTACCGCGTAACCCAGGTCGTAACGTGTAAATTGATTGCTTACCTACGAGGGGAGGTGGTTCGGGATGGTatgttcttcctttttttgtcaaaaaataataataattaaatattatataaattttattattcatgCACCACTCGAAAAGATAAAATGGTTTTATTATCtttaaaaatttatcaaatattAAAGAAAGTTATCGTCGACGTTTGAGTCAATTCGATATGGTCCAAACTCGAGAGTGAAGTAGTGTTCAAGATGGTGGCTAAGGTGACTCTGAGGTGTTCCGAGGGAAAGGTGTTGAGCTCCCGAAGCGCCTTCTGCACTAAGATTGATGTCAAAAAAAATTTCTCAACTCGatcccttcgatgcttaagttagtgacTGAGGTTTTTAGTGGgtgtgagttttttttttctttggaaaaAGAGTCCATTTAACGTTAAGGATTAGCTTTTATATTTGACTTTCGAGAGGATAATTTGGAACCACTCTAACTTTTTTTCTTTCGGTGTTTTGTCCACATGACTTAGAACTTTTTTCGACTTTTGACGGACGATATATTTTCGACTTTTATCCACACGAACAGATGGGTGGGGGatgacttgaattttttttccatGATAACTTTCATATAACGATTATCTTGCTCGATAATGATTAGCTATTAATATATTTAGAACAATAAATGCAGAAACCACTAAATTGGGGTGATTTGTATAAATTTATCTTTCCAATAAAATGGATTTAACAATGACATCATGTACTATTTGGGGATATCTTGGTAGGATAGTAAGGGATTAAATGGGAGTATAAAACTTTTATTTTACTTTATCATAGGCATACTTAAGTGCGAAGGAAACAACCATCCACAATATATCCTCTTTAAGGCTCTTGACTTGCTAATAAAGCTAATAATCTACATTTTTAAgtaacaacttgatagcttgaaacaTGTGAAATTATAAACAATATAAATCATACTTCAATTCAATTTGTCATGTTGTCACATCGAGATCGAGAAATCCGGAAACAAAACAGTATCAAATGTTACATGCCATAATACTTGAAGAGACCACTTGTCATTCAGAAGCtacacacatatatatcttgTAAATTTGTGTTTCTTATTGCCTTTGAAATGGCATGCCTAAAGTTCTTGATTATTTTAtgcattatattttttttttttctagccaTAGGTCTTTAGGACCATACaattagcaagaagtaaatggttTCTTTGCGTTGTTTCTTTTAATTCGATATTAAAATTATAACCTAGTCATCGTTCTCTTCTAATCGTTATCTTAGCaacctttcttcttcttgtttatcGGGACATCTAATTAATGTAATATTACACAAATATGTTTTAGTTCGAGTTCGTATGTATGtcatttgatatattatttttaaaaaaataatctttcCTCCCCTCATATATTATAAACCatcttatcattttttatatGATAAAACACCTAAAAagagataaataatattttaatcatcatataggtcaataaaaaaattaagaaaaaaatagaaaagtaCAACATGATAATTACAAACTAAACACTAATAAAGGCCGAATGAGATCATTGATGGGAgtcaatttgatttttttttgttcgtACGAAAAGCATTATAAGCTCGTGAGGTGGCAAACGTCGAATGAATTCAATGTGACCATCAAGATGATCCATTCAAATAACCATATTGATCGAAAAAGACGTACATCGAGATCATATAATGCAATGGAAGCCATCATAGGATGAAATGACGAGGAAGTTTCTTTTATAATGTTGAAACCCTAATGGAGCGGTCATCATGgaatttttttctcaatctaAACAGAAACTATTCGTTGACTTTAGCTGAGTTGACGCCGCATGTGTTGATTGGGAGCACAAAAACCTGTATCGAGTCGACTAATACATCCACATGACGTGGGAAAAGTGACTGCAAGATAAAATTACATCAACTAAGAAATAAGATTGTATTCAGGTaatattatgaattatatttCGTGAACAACCCAAAAAAGGACTTTATTGTGATTCCAAACTGTGCAGGGAGCAAACAGCAGCATTCCCTCCCTCCCGAGGACTGTTGACTTTGCTCTCGGTCGTCGAACCTGTCTGGCATCCGGCATATCAGAAGCCCGCTTGTACAAtccatcctatgtctcatcgcttCTTGCTACCATCCAATTTCcacgcaaaagagagatctttgcTTCTGTAACTCCATAGAGGAGAGAGATCCCGAGGAAAAAGATCTCTTTTTTGCTTCGATTTTGATGCGTTGCTCCGAAAGATACAAAAAGGAGCCGCCTTTTGCTGACGGCAGAGAGTTCTTGCGTCCGGTGGCACCCCGGTCAGCTCCTGGATTGAGAGATTAGTCCATGGAGGCGAGCCACGGCCGGGCACTTAGCAGCAACGTGAGCGAGATCGAGGAGGAGGCGCCGGCGATGGAAGAGGAAGACATGGTTTACGTCGCGGTGCCGGCGGAGTACAAGGCCGGGAAGTCCGCCTTTTTCTGGGCGATTCAGAACACCTCGAGGGACCAGCCCATCGTCCTCGCCCACGTCCACACCCCGGCGCAGCTGATTCCCATGCGTATGCCCCTTCTCTTCCCCTCGCATGTGGGCTAATTCTTGACTTTACATTGCAATGTTATGTGTTCTTAAAGGATTCCTTCCTCTAGATCTTGGGTCCGGTGAGTTCCCATGCCGAATTCCTGCTGTTACGATTTCTTTGCTGTTCCCCGCTTCGATGAAGGGTTTCTTCTGGGGGGGGGGGAAGGCTTCATTTTTATGGGTCCTTTGAAATAGTATAGTCATCCGGAAATCACTTGAGTTTCTAGGTTTCGATTCACGTAGTTTTGCTTACGAAATCTGCAGTAGAAGCTGGTCGATGCTGGCAACATATGAAgcaaagaaaaatcatgttgagctGCTTCTGTACACTATTAGATCATGGAAACCCCAAGACTCTGTTTGCTCCATCCCTTCTTAATCAAGTCAAAGCTTCCAGGAAACAAGAGAAGTTCTTTGTCAACTGTTATGACTCATTAGTAAACACAGAAATCGGCTTTCTTTTCCGATGGTGTGTTATGCTTTGATTTACTATTGTCCGTGCCCAATTACCAAAACTGGATCTTTTGCTCGAGTTCAAAGACCACTCTTTTCGAAGATCTACATCGGTTGGGTTTCTTCTCCTTTTATACCTTTGTTCATATATACAAATCACAACTTTAGAGGGTTATGTTTTGTGATCACTCGGACGGACAGTCCACCACTGGTAGTACCTGAATGGCAATTCAAACGAGAGCTCGAAATTTAAACTAGAACATCTGTACGGTATATGATTTAGGTTTTGTTGGGGTTTCTGATTACTGGTTGCCATAATCAGCATGATATCCAGATGAAAAATCTTAAAAGTAACCCGATTCTTAATTGAGTGCAACATAGTAAATGATAGAATCAAGAGGTCTGACCGGCAGCGATCGGTTTCGACATTTTAAACGATAACTAGCCTCCATCTCATTATCAGAAACATCCTTTTTTATTTCAAGTTTTTTGTTACCATCTAAGTTCTCTCTTGAAGTTACTATTCATTATCTTTTATCGATCATTCTGATACTAGAACTTCTTTAAAGGCAACTAATTCAAATTTTCCTCGATTTCAGTGGGTGGCAAGTTTCCTGCAAGCTCGCTCAAGCAACAGCAAGTTAATGCTTATAGGATGCTGGAGAAAGAAAAGATGAATAAGAGTTTAAATGACTACATCACTATAAGTTCACAATTGAAGGTGATTCATTCTATGGCTTCTTTCATGTTCATTGCCCTTTTAGCACTGTTGAGCTTTTATAGATCTAAAGGGGAGGAATCCCCCTTCCTTCTGGATCTATTGATTTATATAAATGATTTGTAACTCATCTTTTGATCCTCTCAGCGAAAAGTGGAGAAGGTGGTGATTGAGATGGATGATATTGCAAAAGGGCTTGTTGAGCTCATCGAACAACACCGGATCACCAAACTCATCATGGGAGCAGCAGCAGATAAGCATTACTCCAAGTATGAACTACATCCCTTGTTGTGTTGCATAttttaacaaaaaaagaaaaaggctgCAACAGCTTTCGCCGACAAGGTTGCTTATCTCCAAGAAATTAACATGTCCTATTTGCAGAATAAAATTATGTTCATGCAGTATCTATATGTGCTCATCATTGGTTTCCCTTATTGACATCTTTGAGAAAAGCATGGACTAAACTATTGGTCTACTCCCCAAAGTAAGACTAGTTGTTTCAAGCCACTTTTGACCTCATGCAGTAGGACCTTCTGTTCCGCTCATCCATAATTCTCGTAGAATTTTTATGACCTCAAATAGTTATTTCTTTAGAGTCAACCTCATACTGATAGAAAAGGCCTGGGTGATGTACCCATCTAAAATACTTTGATGATTGCTTAGAAATTTCCTGCTTTGAAGTTTTGACCCAGGTAGGAGGACGGCTTGCTGTTATTTATTTGCCACTTCTCTACTAGGAAATCTTGAGAGTCTATACACTACTCTACATTAGAGGCAATAGGTTAATGACTTTTGTTATTCAATAAGACTACAATATCAATCAAATACATAGAAAATAGATGTTTTCTTCCTAACTAGAAATTTGACCCAAAAGATTAATTGAACTCAAGATACCACTTATTTACTCCATTTTATAGCCGTGAAAGTAAAGGACAAAACTAATTGAAATATGCAAAAACAGAAAATAAATCAAGTGCAacttgaatcataaagaaaatgaaaaaagtttATGGCACATTAATCGATGGCATTGGACTTCAAAAGAACAGATATGTTATACTTATTATTTATACATGAATAATACCACATTATAATGAAAAATAGAAAGAACAGAAGATAATTGGGTATTCTATTTGATGCTAACTCCTAACCAATTCAAGATGTTTATTTTACAGGAAAATGAAAGAGATTAAATCCAAGACAGCAATCAGTGTGAAGCAACGAGCTAATCCATCATGCAGGATATGGTTCGTTTGCAAAGAAAAATTGATTTGCACCAGGTGCGAATGTTCTTAagcatgactctctctctctctctctctctctctctctctcttttgtgttGATGATTTTGATCACGAATTTGTTTTTTTCTACCACTAATTTGTTAATTTTTAAAGAGACTTTCTTGTGTTTTAGATTAAAATCCATGTGTTTGATCTTTCTTTTGGTTTTCAGCTCTAGATTTAaacaatgaaaattttgattgttTTCTTACATTATACTGTTTCTTTCCATTTCTGCAGGTTGTCCTTCTAGTGTCAAGAATTATTAGTATAACATTAGTTAGAATTTTAGTCCAAAAAGTCCTAGTATTTGCAGTCCGTATGCTTTTGTCCTTTGTAATTTCATTGAGATGTTGATATTGTCTAAAAATAACATCTATAATTAATGGCATTGTCCAATCTTAAACCACATTAACATGTATTCTTCTGTAAACTAAGATGTAGTCTATATAGATGGCACACCTGTGCCACTGTGTGAGAACCACTTAGCCTTTGTACAGATTTCCAGAATATAAACGATTATAAATAGCATTTATCTCTAAACAATCATGCATTGTCACCTAAGGCATGGGTGTGTCTGGTTAATTACTTTCCTTATATCTGAGAGAGAATTCAAGGGGAAGATCTCCACTTTGCACAAATTTAGCTTGTGCCAAATACTTACATCTCCTGGGTGCAAGTGCACAGGCTTTTCTAGAGAAAAGGGAACAACCGGGGTATAACTGGTCAGTCTCTTTGATTTGGTTAGTACTAATGTGCAAAGAACCATATCTGTTAGATTTTCCTGTATTAACTAGAGAACCAAATATTGAATGCTTCCTATAACTCCCCCAGTCATTGAAACAAACTGGATGGTCCAAATTGATCATTGTTTAGTGATTGTTTGCAAAACCTTTTTATTCTTTAGTAACATATCTTTCATTATATGAAAATTATAAATGTATGGATTTATACTTCTTTTGACAGTGAACCTAGTTCAGATGCATCTCGGATATTACAATCACCTATGATGACCAGCCGAAGCTCCACATACAGCCAATGTGAACAGTTGAGATCACCAGATTCATTCTTAAGACAAAATGAATCATTTAATTGGCATGGAAGCCATATCCAAGATCTGCCCGTGCATGCATCTACTAATTCTAATGGAGGTAGAAATGTGGCAGCATTGTCATCTCCCTTGCCTGTTGAGCTTCCAATTCCTCAAAGTAGAGTAAGTATGGGGGGGAGTCCATCTGATCCATGGGCAGGAATTTCAAGGAGTTCTCAGAGTTCATGTCGTTCATCATCAACAAACTATGAGGAAATTAGCAACTTCAGTATGTTATCATTGGCCAATTATGAAGAGGCTGAAGCTGGGTCAGTGATCTTAACTTCAGTGCATGATTCCGAGAAGGATCTCCCTTCTGCACCTTCCCATCATTATCTTGTGAGTTCTATATCACAATCTATTTGTTCATGGTCTCGTGGGAAAAAAAGCAACGGAAACCAAGTTCAGTTTGTAATCTTGCATGAGCTTAAGTTATTTTCATTTAAGGTTTTCTTGTTCCCTTTAACTAGCCATCAAAGTGTCATGGCAACCTCATCTCTTCGATAAGGCAGCCTTGGCAACATGTTTCGGTTGTTTTAGCGAGTTGATGGTATTATTATAACACTCTAATTTATTCCTATATTGGAAGTGGGTAATGAATTGACTTATAAGATTTAGTCCTTCATTGGAAGTGAGTAAtgaattgacttataagggtatgatgagTATACTATTATTACTTTAACCTTAAAACATTTTAGATAAGTCAGTTCTGTATTAAAGGTCTGCAAATGATTATTTTCTAGAAGTGACATGCACAATATGTTCGCATATTTTGATTCTAAAAAGGGCCTCATTTGACATGAAAAAATAATCCATTCCATTTTACAGGAAGATCTGGGGTCAGATGGTGTTGTGTATAATAAACTTCAAGAAGCCATGAAAGAGGCTGAGAACTTGAAGAATGAGGCTTATGAAGAATCCTGCAAGCGCCGAAAAGCTGAACTGAATGCAGTTTTAGCTTTCCAAAAGGTATATCTTTTCCATCATAAATCTTCTTGATATAACATTAGTTTAGAATGCATGATATATAGTTCATAGTTGTCGTAAAGATTGTTTAAAATTTTAGTCATCTCAAAAAGAGATTAGAAAATTCTCTATGGAAAACCAATCATTTACCTCCAGTATGTTGACAATTTTCCCTTTCAGGCCAAAGCATCAGAGAATTTATACACGAAGGAGGTGAGACTCAGGAAAGAAATCGAGGAAGCATTTGCAAGGGAAAAGTTGGAAGTAGAAAAGCTAAAGAGTCAACACTATGAAATTTCTAAACGTCTCCAAAATGCAATCGAACAAAAGTTGGAATTGGATCTTAAGATTTCTGAATCTGAACATGTTGCCAAAGAGTATGACAGAAAACTCACAGAGGCGCATCATCTTCTCTGTTCTCTTCAATCAGACTATGATTTGTTGCAGCAAGAGCGTGATAAAGTAGTTAAAGAAGCTGAAGAGCTACTTCAGAAGAGACAGCAGACATCTAGCATTTCTGGGGCTTTCAGCTTGGAGTTCTCCTCGTTGGAGCTTATGCAAGCAACTGAAAACTTCAGCAACTCATTGAAGATTGGAGAAGGTGGATTTGGATGTGTATACAAGGGCTTTATTCGCAACACAGCTGTCGCTATAAAGTTGCTGCATCAACAAAGTATGCAAGGCCAATCTGAGTTCCATCAAGAGGTAATGTTGAGGTCCTCCTAATGTTCAAGTACAAGAATGTCTATTGCTCATGCGAAGTGAGTGTCTGTTCTTTCAGGTGACTGTCCTCAGCAGGGTGAGGCACCCAAACCTTGTCACTCTTATTGGTGCTTGCCCGGAGATCTTTGCTCTAGTCTATGAGTTCCTCCCTAATGGAAGCCTCGAAGACTGTCTTGCCTACACGAACAGCTCTGCACCCCTCACATGGCAGGTCCGCACACGTATCATCGTGGAGATATGCTCTGCTCTGATCTTTCTTCATTCAAACAATCCCCATCCTGTCGTCCATGGTGACCTCAAGCCTGACAACATTCTTCTGGATGCCAACTTTGTGAGTAAGATTGGTGACTTTGGCATCTGCCGTTTCCTCAAACAGTCCAATACCAGCACCACTCTCTGTTGCCAGACAAATCCCAAAGGCACCTTTTTATACATGGACCCTGAATATTTCCTTACAGGAGAGCTCACACCACAATCCGATGTTTACGCCTTTGGAATCATAATCCTACGCCTCTTGACAGGGAAATCTCCCCTGCGCATTGCAAGAGATGTACAGGAAGCTGTGGATAATGGAGACTTGCATGCAATTATTGATAAATCTGCTGGAAACTGGCCTTTTGTGCAAGCAAACCAATTGGCACATTTGGGCCTAAGATGCTCAGAGATGAGTAGGAAGAACCGACCAGATCTTACCCAAGAGGTATGGAGAATAGTTGAGCCTATGGTGAAGGCAGCTTCATTGTCTGTGTCATCACTGTCACTTAGGTCATTCTCCTGTGACAACAGCCGCATACCTTCTTACTTCATCTGTCCGATCTTCCAGGTTAGCATTAACTACTCTCCGCTATCATTGCTTGAACTGTAGACATGTTTTCAAAGTCATTTCTTTTCATAATATGGCAAAGTCACCGTCCATTGATTACCGGGAAACATGCTAAATTTGTTGTGTTTATACACAATCTCAGGAGACAATGAATGATCCACATATAGCAGCAGATGGCTTCACTTATGAAGCTGAAGCTATAAAAGGCTGGATCGACAGCGGTCATGATACATCACCTATGACAAACTTGAAGCTTCCAAACTGCGAGCTTATTCCGAATCATGCACTACGTTCAGCCATTCAAGAATGGCTtcagcagcaacaacagcaaatctgattctctctctctctgttttccTCTTCTTGTACAGTTGAAGTTCTTCAGTTGTTGCAGCTTGTATAATTTTCAGCATCTAAATATTCCCTGATACTTGAATTTGGATACAGGGTGTGATAGGTATAAGGTaggaaaaggaaaagggaaaatGTAGTCACAGAAAATGCTGCATTAAGTTGTATCATGTGGTTAATTTTTCTTGTAAACATCAAagcattatttttctttcttctcaacaTGTTCATAAGCTGTTCTGCCCGTCTTGATTTGATTGAGTGGAATATCATACTTCCTAGGTTTCAAATGTGTAGTAAGCACACTATTCTGTGGAATATCATGTAAGAAAGTTTCCAATTGCTCAAGGAaagttcatttttgtctaattttCTTCTGTTCCTTACTAGCctcataataaagaaaaaaaattgtaatcATAATTCTTAATCATAATCTAAACCATAAAGGAATATGATTAGTTGattaaaagcaatacaaaatagaTTATGATGTCAAAATTAAGTTCTTAATTGTAATCATAATTCTTAATCATAATTGTTCCTTAATCAATAtgacttttttaaaatttttaatcataatCCTTTTTCAATCTCTACCTTACACATAAATACTTTgctaacattaaaatttttagatcATTGGTCGTCGAAATATCATATTCACTCTCAATTAAATATTTCTGTCACGTGTGAAGCAAATGTTTTTAGTTAGTGAGTTTCTagtttttgttaggactctagctaggagagtcctaatatagaggaacattcatgtaaaacctgcctaagtcgacccctattaaaaaggtaAAAAGGCCGACTAAGGTTATGAGGTTATTTCTTGACGAAGAAttgagagttgtaaaggaataagagtcaagTCGAGTTGTTCTTAGATAAGCATtaagagttataaaggaatatgagtcttgagtaggagtgctattaggagttagggtttagaagtcctataaataatcatgtattcctcctcttttgttaagcaatagatgaatcttttctgttgtctttgagcaacaacttagaGAAAGAAACCTTATAGAGTACCAATGAAAATCTAATAGTATTCCACCTAAAAAGTGAGGATAATGTGATTTTGATACGTTTGGATCTGCAGGCTCATATTCTCTTTTGCAGTTTATTGTTTCTGTCACTGGTAACATTGCTTAGGCCAATACGTT
Protein-coding regions in this window:
- the LOC135673627 gene encoding U-box domain-containing protein 33-like, whose amino-acid sequence is MEASHGRALSSNVSEIEEEAPAMEEEDMVYVAVPAEYKAGKSAFFWAIQNTSRDQPIVLAHVHTPAQLIPMLGGKFPASSLKQQQVNAYRMLEKEKMNKSLNDYITISSQLKRKVEKVVIEMDDIAKGLVELIEQHRITKLIMGAAADKHYSKKMKEIKSKTAISVKQRANPSCRIWFVCKEKLICTSEPSSDASRILQSPMMTSRSSTYSQCEQLRSPDSFLRQNESFNWHGSHIQDLPVHASTNSNGGRNVAALSSPLPVELPIPQSRVSMGGSPSDPWAGISRSSQSSCRSSSTNYEEISNFSMLSLANYEEAEAGSVILTSVHDSEKDLPSAPSHHYLEDLGSDGVVYNKLQEAMKEAENLKNEAYEESCKRRKAELNAVLAFQKAKASENLYTKEVRLRKEIEEAFAREKLEVEKLKSQHYEISKRLQNAIEQKLELDLKISESEHVAKEYDRKLTEAHHLLCSLQSDYDLLQQERDKVVKEAEELLQKRQQTSSISGAFSLEFSSLELMQATENFSNSLKIGEGGFGCVYKGFIRNTAVAIKLLHQQSMQGQSEFHQEVTVLSRVRHPNLVTLIGACPEIFALVYEFLPNGSLEDCLAYTNSSAPLTWQVRTRIIVEICSALIFLHSNNPHPVVHGDLKPDNILLDANFVSKIGDFGICRFLKQSNTSTTLCCQTNPKGTFLYMDPEYFLTGELTPQSDVYAFGIIILRLLTGKSPLRIARDVQEAVDNGDLHAIIDKSAGNWPFVQANQLAHLGLRCSEMSRKNRPDLTQEVWRIVEPMVKAASLSVSSLSLRSFSCDNSRIPSYFICPIFQETMNDPHIAADGFTYEAEAIKGWIDSGHDTSPMTNLKLPNCELIPNHALRSAIQEWLQQQQQQI